The proteins below come from a single Jaculus jaculus isolate mJacJac1 chromosome 12, mJacJac1.mat.Y.cur, whole genome shotgun sequence genomic window:
- the Pirt gene encoding phosphoinositide-interacting protein yields the protein MTMEVLPKVLEVDERSPESKDLLPSQTASSLCISSRSESVWTTTPRSNWEIYHKPIIIMSVGTATLLFGVAITCLAYAMNLNEKTIAVLKMIGPAFLSLGLMTLVCGLVWVPIIKKKQKQRQKSSFFQSLKFFLLNR from the coding sequence ATGACGATGGAGGTGCTCCCCAAAGTCCTGGAGGTGGATGAGAGGTCTCCAGAATCCAAGGACCTGCTGCCCAGCCAGACTGCCAGCTCGCTGTGCATCAGCTCCAGAAGTGAGTCTGTCTGGACCACCACCCCCAGGAGCAACTGGGAGATATACCACAAGCCCATCATCATCATGTCAGTGGGCACTGCCACCCTGCTCTTCGGGGTGGCCATCACCTGCTTGGCCTATGCCATGAACCTGAATGAAAAGACCATCGCAGTCCTCAAGATGATAGGGCCTGCCTTCCTGTCGCTGGGACTCATGACTCTGGTGTGCGGGCTGGTGTGGGTACCCATCATCAAAAAGAAGcaaaagcagaggcagaagtCGAGTTTCTTCCAGAGCCTAAAATTCTTCCTCCTGAATCGCTGA